A section of the Chryseobacterium ginsenosidimutans genome encodes:
- a CDS encoding YceI family protein, which translates to MDTKNFKVNSKNSLVEWIGRKVTGAHNGTIEVKDGDFTFENNNLLSGKFVINTRSITILDVEDPETNAQFASHLASDDFFNSDQFPDAVFEITHAEPGDNNVYHVKGDLTIKGITHSIDTSLQIVKTDNVAVLDAKIVIDRTKFNIKFRSSNFFTNLGDTLIYNNFDLNVHLVADAQ; encoded by the coding sequence ATGGATACAAAAAATTTTAAAGTAAACAGCAAAAACAGTTTAGTAGAGTGGATCGGAAGAAAAGTAACCGGAGCTCACAACGGAACAATTGAAGTAAAAGACGGAGATTTCACTTTTGAAAATAACAATCTTTTGTCCGGGAAATTTGTAATCAACACAAGATCAATTACAATTCTTGATGTTGAAGATCCCGAAACAAACGCACAATTCGCAAGTCATTTGGCTTCAGACGATTTCTTTAATTCTGATCAGTTTCCTGATGCGGTTTTCGAAATTACACATGCAGAACCTGGTGACAACAATGTTTATCATGTAAAAGGAGATCTTACGATTAAAGGGATTACCCATTCAATTGACACCAGTTTACAAATCGTGAAGACAGATAATGTTGCAGTTTTGGACGCTAAAATTGTGATCGACAGAACAAAATTCAACATCAAATTCAGATCATCAAACTTCTTTACCAACCTTGGCGATACGTTGATCTACAACAATTTTGATTTGAATGTACATTTAGTTGCAGACGCACAATAA
- a CDS encoding tautomerase family protein, which translates to MPFIKIDVLREDINREKKQELIRKISEVVTTVLNKDPHLTHIMINEIEDDNWGYAGEQVSVLKEQGFSTAKK; encoded by the coding sequence ATGCCATTCATTAAAATAGATGTTTTACGCGAAGATATTAACCGCGAAAAAAAACAGGAATTAATCAGAAAAATCAGTGAAGTTGTCACTACAGTTTTGAATAAAGATCCGCATTTAACACACATTATGATCAACGAAATCGAAGATGATAATTGGGGATATGCCGGAGAGCAGGTTTCTGTGTTAAAAGAACAAGGATTTTCAACAGCAAAAAAGTAA
- a CDS encoding SDR family NAD(P)-dependent oxidoreductase, protein MKKQTVIVTGASSGIGLEVARYFLDRGDNVVINSQTESKLQEVYNELGAGENLAMVAGNVANKSTGETLAKTALKKFGSIDVLVNNAGIYDNKPFLDVTEEYLDKFLTTNLKGTFFTTQAVIPQMIKQKDGVVINVGTPLVYHAIAQSPSTAPISSKGAIHALTLQLAAEFGKDNIRVNTVAPGLIRTPMHDETIDNNAGLHLINRIGEPEEVAQMIHAIAKNTFISGAIINVDGGMGAGHNL, encoded by the coding sequence ATGAAAAAACAAACAGTAATCGTTACAGGTGCCTCATCAGGAATCGGTTTGGAAGTTGCCCGTTATTTTCTGGACAGAGGTGATAATGTGGTGATTAATTCACAGACAGAATCAAAATTGCAGGAAGTTTACAATGAATTGGGAGCAGGAGAAAATCTCGCGATGGTTGCAGGGAATGTTGCAAATAAATCAACAGGAGAAACATTGGCAAAAACGGCTCTCAAGAAATTCGGTTCGATCGATGTGCTGGTCAACAATGCAGGAATTTACGATAATAAACCATTTCTGGATGTTACAGAAGAGTATCTGGATAAATTTTTAACAACCAATTTAAAAGGAACATTCTTTACGACACAGGCGGTTATTCCTCAAATGATCAAACAAAAAGACGGAGTTGTCATCAATGTAGGGACACCTTTGGTTTACCACGCGATTGCACAATCTCCATCTACTGCACCGATTTCAAGTAAGGGAGCAATTCACGCTTTGACACTACAATTAGCAGCAGAATTTGGAAAAGATAACATCAGAGTAAATACCGTTGCACCAGGCTTAATCAGAACGCCTATGCACGATGAAACGATTGACAACAATGCAGGCTTACATCTGATAAACCGCATCGGAGAACCGGAAGAAGTTGCTCAAATGATTCACGCTATTGCTAAGAATACATTTATTTCAGGCGCTATCATCAATGTAGACGGAGGAATGGGCGCAGGACACAATTTATAA
- a CDS encoding nuclear transport factor 2 family protein encodes MKTDQTQESEIRNVIENYYFKGIFEGNTELLKKAFYKDALLFGDIKGVPYFKTATQYIEGVGSRVSPEKSGKDFKATIISIDVINSIATAKLNVKMYDFNYYNFITFNKINGEWLIVNKTLTDVQP; translated from the coding sequence ATGAAAACAGATCAAACACAGGAAAGTGAAATAAGAAATGTTATTGAAAACTATTATTTCAAAGGAATTTTTGAAGGAAATACAGAACTTCTCAAAAAGGCTTTCTATAAAGATGCTTTGCTTTTCGGAGATATAAAAGGTGTTCCTTATTTTAAAACCGCAACACAATATATTGAAGGTGTAGGAAGTCGTGTAAGTCCTGAAAAATCTGGTAAAGATTTCAAAGCGACAATTATCTCAATTGACGTGATTAACTCAATTGCCACGGCGAAATTAAATGTAAAAATGTATGATTTCAATTACTATAATTTTATAACTTTCAATAAAATTAATGGTGAATGGCTCATTGTGAATAAAACATTAACCGACGTGCAACCTTAA
- a CDS encoding NAD(P)H-dependent flavin oxidoreductase, translated as MWNKNRITELLGIEYPIMQGPFGGGLSTVELTTTVSNLGGLGGFGAYTLSPQEIYDIHQKIQSKTDKPYNLNLWVNDHDIIDEEHTKKQYEKAVDTFKPYFDLLDTEIPAPPPSFESRFQNQLQVVFDIKPKVFSFMFGLLDVNIIEDLHKQGTIVFGNATTLDEAIALEKLGVDVIVASGFESGGHRPSFLEKSELSTTGTFALIQLIKDKVKIPVVAAGGIANGRGIAGAFTLGAEAVQIGTAFLATEESGALPIHKEFLISDAAKSTTLSRAYTGRLGRGITTKITRNVLAATDQTLPFPLQTTFMGALRKAALEQQKNDFVFFWSGQIAPLLKHKKASTLMKSLIEEASELLDK; from the coding sequence ATGTGGAATAAAAATAGAATCACAGAACTACTGGGAATTGAATATCCCATTATGCAAGGTCCTTTTGGCGGAGGTTTATCAACGGTTGAACTGACAACTACGGTGAGTAATCTGGGTGGTTTGGGCGGATTTGGAGCTTATACTTTATCACCTCAGGAAATTTATGATATTCATCAAAAAATACAGTCGAAAACCGACAAACCTTATAACCTTAATCTTTGGGTAAACGATCACGACATCATTGATGAAGAACATACTAAAAAGCAATATGAAAAGGCTGTTGATACTTTCAAACCTTATTTTGATCTTTTAGATACCGAAATTCCTGCACCTCCACCCTCTTTTGAATCAAGGTTTCAGAATCAGCTGCAGGTAGTTTTTGATATTAAGCCTAAAGTTTTTAGCTTTATGTTTGGACTTTTAGATGTGAATATCATTGAAGACCTTCATAAACAGGGAACTATCGTTTTTGGAAATGCCACAACTTTGGATGAAGCTATTGCTTTGGAAAAATTAGGAGTTGACGTTATTGTCGCTTCCGGTTTTGAAAGTGGCGGCCACAGACCTTCTTTTCTGGAAAAATCTGAACTTTCTACCACGGGGACTTTTGCCTTAATTCAATTGATTAAAGATAAAGTGAAAATCCCCGTCGTTGCAGCCGGAGGAATTGCCAACGGTCGCGGAATTGCCGGAGCCTTCACCTTGGGAGCCGAAGCCGTACAAATTGGGACTGCATTTTTGGCAACCGAAGAATCCGGAGCTTTACCGATCCATAAAGAGTTTTTGATTTCCGATGCTGCAAAATCTACCACACTTTCCAGAGCTTATACCGGAAGATTGGGACGCGGAATCACCACTAAAATCACGAGAAATGTATTGGCTGCAACAGATCAAACATTACCTTTTCCTTTACAGACGACTTTCATGGGAGCATTGAGAAAAGCCGCACTGGAACAGCAGAAAAATGATTTTGTTTTCTTTTGGTCTGGTCAGATTGCGCCGCTTTTAAAGCATAAAAAAGCCTCCACTTTAATGAAATCATTAATCGAAGAGGCTTCTGAATTATTAGATAAATAG
- a CDS encoding deoxyguanosinetriphosphate triphosphohydrolase → MNLNQIFTNQRTGNNPHTKASRTDFQRDFDRIIFSSAFRRLQNKTQVFPLPGSVFVHNRLTHSLEVSSVGRSLGSIIGEFIHDSYKNDLTEDSRNFYLHNLGNVIAAACLCHDVGNPAFGHSGEDAIASYFDRNETDLKPKFNEKEWADLVNFEGNANAIRVLAQQQQGKDAGGIQLTFSTLASIAKYPCEAIAKKKGIIHRKKFGFFQNEKDIFLEIAKGTNLISESEEPHIFKRHPFVWLVEAADDICYNIIDMEDAHRLGIVSTADCKNLFFELVKSETDDVQRIERKLSSISNENEQISYLRAKVINALINKSLEMYKYNFETILKGDLGNGLLDMYKNENKALQDIASFSVEKIYNHKAVVEIENAGYNVMYELLDHFIPSILKSEENVKSYDIKALKLIPKQFIYENGTDYQKVLGVIDFVSGMTDNYATDLYRKIKGIDIGMTV, encoded by the coding sequence ATGAACTTAAACCAGATTTTCACCAATCAGCGAACGGGAAACAATCCGCATACAAAGGCTTCAAGAACAGATTTTCAGAGAGATTTTGACCGAATTATTTTCTCTTCAGCATTCCGAAGACTGCAAAATAAAACGCAGGTTTTTCCACTTCCGGGAAGTGTTTTTGTACACAACCGTTTGACACATTCGTTGGAAGTTTCCTCTGTTGGAAGGAGTTTGGGAAGTATTATCGGTGAGTTCATCCACGATAGTTACAAAAATGATTTAACGGAAGATTCCAGGAATTTTTACCTTCATAATTTAGGGAATGTAATTGCAGCAGCGTGTTTGTGCCACGATGTTGGAAATCCGGCTTTCGGACATTCGGGTGAAGATGCGATTGCAAGTTATTTTGACAGAAACGAAACAGATTTAAAACCAAAATTCAATGAAAAAGAATGGGCAGATTTGGTTAATTTTGAAGGAAATGCGAATGCAATCAGAGTGTTGGCGCAGCAGCAGCAGGGAAAGGATGCGGGAGGAATTCAATTGACATTTTCTACACTGGCGAGTATTGCAAAATATCCGTGTGAAGCGATTGCTAAAAAGAAAGGCATTATCCACAGGAAGAAATTCGGTTTTTTTCAGAATGAAAAAGATATTTTCCTTGAAATCGCAAAAGGAACAAATTTAATTTCAGAAAGCGAAGAACCTCATATTTTTAAAAGACATCCGTTTGTTTGGCTTGTAGAAGCGGCGGACGATATATGCTACAACATTATCGATATGGAAGATGCACACCGATTGGGCATTGTTTCGACGGCAGACTGTAAAAATTTATTCTTCGAACTGGTAAAATCAGAAACGGACGATGTTCAAAGAATTGAACGAAAATTAAGTTCCATTTCCAATGAAAACGAACAGATTTCTTATTTAAGAGCAAAAGTTATCAACGCTTTAATCAATAAGTCGCTTGAAATGTACAAATACAATTTTGAAACAATCCTTAAAGGAGATCTCGGCAACGGCTTGCTTGATATGTATAAAAATGAAAATAAAGCGTTGCAGGATATTGCAAGTTTTTCAGTGGAGAAAATTTATAATCACAAAGCAGTTGTAGAAATCGAAAATGCAGGTTACAATGTAATGTATGAGTTGTTGGATCATTTTATTCCGTCGATTTTAAAATCTGAAGAAAATGTAAAATCTTACGACATAAAAGCATTAAAACTGATACCGAAACAGTTCATTTACGAAAACGGAACCGATTATCAGAAAGTTCTGGGCGTTATCGATTTCGTTTCCGGAATGACCGACAATTATGCGACCGATCTTTACAGAAAAATCAAAGGAATCGACATCGGAATGACGGTGTAA
- a CDS encoding DNA-formamidopyrimidine glycosylase family protein: MPEGPSIVLMKEDLQKFAGKKVVEAGGDAKFDKDILEGKVLKEIRTFGKQTYLVFDDIAVRIHLLMFGSYEVDEQTKPHQQLRLSLIFKEGGMYFYTCHVKLVDLEFLSQIDWEADVMSDAWNPEKTEEKLKLNPEMMVCDALMNQDIFSGVGNIIKNEVLFRIGVHPESLLGNTPPKKIKELIEEARNYSFDFLKWKRENVLKKHWLAHTKKVCPICGENFIKKQTGKGKRRSFYCIKDQKLY, translated from the coding sequence ATGCCCGAAGGTCCATCCATAGTATTAATGAAAGAAGATCTGCAAAAATTTGCAGGCAAAAAGGTTGTTGAAGCCGGTGGAGATGCGAAATTTGACAAAGATATTTTAGAAGGAAAAGTTTTAAAAGAAATCAGAACTTTCGGCAAACAGACTTATTTGGTTTTCGATGATATTGCTGTCAGAATTCACTTGCTGATGTTTGGGTCTTATGAGGTTGACGAACAGACGAAACCTCATCAACAACTTCGGTTATCACTCATCTTCAAGGAAGGCGGAATGTATTTTTATACGTGCCATGTAAAGCTTGTTGATCTTGAGTTTTTATCGCAAATTGATTGGGAAGCCGATGTGATGAGTGACGCATGGAATCCTGAAAAAACAGAAGAGAAATTAAAATTAAATCCGGAAATGATGGTTTGCGATGCATTGATGAATCAGGATATTTTTTCAGGAGTCGGAAATATTATTAAGAATGAAGTTTTGTTCAGAATCGGAGTTCATCCGGAAAGTTTACTTGGAAATACACCTCCGAAAAAGATCAAAGAATTAATTGAAGAAGCACGAAATTACAGCTTTGATTTTCTGAAATGGAAACGTGAAAATGTTCTTAAAAAACACTGGCTCGCTCACACAAAAAAAGTTTGTCCTATTTGTGGTGAAAATTTCATTAAAAAACAAACCGGGAAAGGGAAAAGGCGAAGTTTTTATTGCATAAAAGATCAAAAACTTTACTAG
- a CDS encoding LytR/AlgR family response regulator transcription factor has translation MNCIIVDDEPLARAEMRSLIKEISQIEILESFSNVPATTEFLKTKEVDLIFLDIEMPLISGLEFAETLPKDTLIIFTTAYSQYALKSYELDAVDYLLKPIEKQRLEKAINKAVLYKSLLSNETVKSTVESNTSDFLFIKADRRYYKINFSDIKFIEGLKDYVVIHTRTQKLITAMNLKTIHQKIPTDIFLRVSKSYVINIDFIDSFDNHNIYIGDAEIPLGEVYKSEFFKAYSKGSLNID, from the coding sequence ATGAATTGTATTATTGTAGACGATGAGCCTTTGGCCAGAGCAGAAATGCGTTCATTAATTAAAGAAATCTCACAAATCGAAATTTTAGAAAGTTTCTCAAATGTTCCTGCAACAACCGAATTTTTAAAAACAAAAGAAGTTGACTTAATTTTTTTAGACATCGAAATGCCTTTGATTTCAGGATTAGAATTCGCTGAAACGTTACCGAAAGATACCTTAATAATTTTCACAACGGCTTATTCACAATATGCTTTGAAAAGTTATGAATTGGATGCTGTTGATTATTTATTGAAACCTATTGAGAAACAACGGCTTGAAAAAGCAATTAATAAAGCTGTTCTCTATAAAAGTTTGTTATCGAATGAAACGGTAAAAAGTACTGTAGAATCCAATACTTCCGATTTTTTATTCATAAAAGCAGACAGAAGATATTATAAAATTAACTTTTCTGATATTAAATTTATTGAAGGTTTAAAAGATTATGTTGTTATTCATACACGAACACAAAAACTTATTACAGCAATGAATTTAAAGACAATTCATCAGAAAATCCCCACAGATATTTTTTTAAGAGTTAGCAAATCGTATGTTATCAATATTGATTTTATAGATTCTTTCGACAATCATAATATTTACATTGGTGATGCAGAAATTCCTTTGGGAGAAGTTTATAAATCTGAGTTCTTCAAAGCGTATTCAAAAGGTTCTTTAAATATTGATTAA
- a CDS encoding sensor histidine kinase, giving the protein MKYNSWELKNNWAIDLMVEDRYRVLRHIVFLLGFLGLIYFSKFWNWYSNPYCYYVLFFAYSSLIVMVYINIYVLVPYFFFKTNYISYLILLALLGVIGLNFISFGLNNYFLPYLNISIPQKDEKGFYEGIMGCIAVILTTTTVKLLQKWTKDNIRITELSSLTLNMELNELRNQINPHFLFNMLNNVKALIRTDPETATTVIIKLSEFLRYQLYENSEEKTLLTSEIEFLSNFINLEKIRRENFSVEIHSDTDKRMLQSIFIPPNLFTTFVENAIKHSVNITGKESYIKITIEIEDKMLRFICSNSQDLQFSVSDKKYGGLGLANIKRRLELLYGKTYTLEMQSSKNEYIVTLNIPV; this is encoded by the coding sequence ATGAAATATAATTCTTGGGAATTGAAGAATAATTGGGCCATAGATTTAATGGTTGAAGACCGATACCGGGTTTTGCGCCATATTGTATTTCTATTAGGCTTCCTGGGACTTATTTATTTTTCAAAATTCTGGAATTGGTATTCAAATCCTTACTGTTACTATGTTTTATTCTTTGCCTATTCTTCATTAATTGTAATGGTATACATTAATATATATGTGCTTGTTCCATACTTTTTCTTCAAAACCAATTATATTTCTTATCTGATATTGCTTGCATTATTAGGGGTAATTGGTTTAAACTTCATCAGTTTTGGTTTAAATAACTATTTTTTGCCTTATCTAAATATTAGTATACCACAAAAAGATGAAAAAGGTTTCTATGAAGGTATAATGGGATGTATTGCTGTTATTCTGACAACAACTACGGTAAAACTTCTTCAGAAATGGACTAAAGATAATATACGAATCACCGAACTGAGCAGTCTTACTTTAAACATGGAACTGAATGAACTGCGAAATCAAATCAATCCGCATTTTCTGTTTAATATGCTGAATAATGTAAAAGCGTTAATAAGAACCGATCCGGAAACGGCAACAACGGTAATTATCAAGCTATCAGAATTTCTCAGATATCAGTTGTATGAAAACAGCGAAGAAAAAACATTATTAACTTCAGAAATAGAATTTTTGTCGAATTTTATCAACCTTGAAAAAATAAGAAGAGAAAATTTTTCTGTTGAAATTCATTCAGATACCGACAAAAGAATGTTGCAGAGTATCTTTATTCCGCCCAATCTTTTTACAACTTTTGTTGAAAATGCCATAAAACATAGTGTAAACATCACCGGAAAAGAATCTTACATTAAAATTACTATAGAAATTGAAGATAAAATGCTTCGTTTTATCTGTAGTAATTCTCAGGATTTGCAGTTTTCGGTTTCAGACAAAAAATATGGCGGATTAGGGCTTGCCAACATCAAAAGACGTCTGGAACTATTGTATGGTAAAACCTACACGCTGGAAATGCAGTCTTCTAAAAATGAATATATTGTTACCTTAAATATACCTGTATGA
- a CDS encoding glycosyltransferase family 32 protein, translating into MAVPKQIFQTFKTKKLPFITKLHIWNMKRKNPEYTYFFYDDKDIEKFITEEFPPEYIENYKKLTIGAAKADFFRYAILYKKGGIYLDIDSSITRPLRFLIKDNDEAVISAERHPNLFVQWGLIFNKNHPFLEKTLELMLDNIKTHRYPNDIHSTTGPTVFSKGIKKALQENPDIPYRLFDGIEFRGFLKFKYKLGKFFLYEKRAEHWKQKQISQSIIREY; encoded by the coding sequence ATGGCAGTTCCAAAACAAATATTCCAGACTTTTAAAACTAAAAAACTACCTTTTATTACGAAACTGCACATTTGGAACATGAAAAGAAAAAATCCTGAGTATACCTATTTCTTCTATGATGATAAGGATATTGAGAAATTCATTACAGAAGAATTTCCTCCGGAATATATCGAAAACTATAAAAAATTAACCATTGGAGCTGCAAAAGCAGATTTTTTCCGGTATGCCATCTTATACAAAAAAGGCGGAATTTATCTCGACATTGACAGTTCCATCACAAGACCTTTAAGATTTCTCATAAAAGATAATGATGAAGCTGTTATAAGTGCAGAAAGACATCCCAATCTTTTTGTACAATGGGGGCTTATTTTTAATAAAAATCATCCTTTTCTTGAGAAAACATTAGAGCTTATGCTCGACAACATAAAAACGCACCGTTATCCTAATGATATCCATTCCACAACCGGGCCTACAGTTTTCAGTAAAGGAATAAAAAAGGCTCTGCAGGAAAATCCGGATATTCCGTACAGATTATTTGATGGTATTGAATTTCGTGGTTTTCTGAAATTCAAATATAAGTTAGGAAAGTTTTTCCTTTACGAAAAGCGCGCTGAGCATTGGAAACAAAAACAAATTTCCCAATCAATTATCCGGGAATATTAA
- a CDS encoding AAA family ATPase: MNLYNLIIQDKEEVTLNDVFLEPQNKEQFVQLIKEQTYARELQEYGLPVNNKVLLQGSSGCGKTMTAKAIANALGKNIIILNLSNIVSSRIGETSQNIKMIFDKASRERSVLFLDELDQIGKARGSDDKDVGEMRRLVNTLIQLIDYYPENALLLCATNHPEIIDTAILRRFQLKINYEMPSKEFLDRFYDNLLSKFPEDLRNIERKYEISFAEAKDYAFTVVKGKLIEKLENKGQTIKN; this comes from the coding sequence ATGAATCTGTACAACCTCATTATTCAGGATAAAGAAGAAGTAACGCTTAATGATGTTTTCCTTGAACCTCAAAATAAAGAACAGTTTGTACAGCTCATCAAAGAACAGACTTACGCCAGAGAACTTCAGGAATATGGGCTTCCGGTAAATAATAAAGTGCTTTTACAGGGAAGTTCAGGTTGCGGAAAAACCATGACTGCGAAAGCGATTGCCAATGCTTTAGGTAAAAATATTATCATTCTTAATTTAAGCAACATCGTTTCGTCCCGAATCGGAGAAACATCGCAAAATATCAAAATGATTTTCGATAAAGCTTCCAGAGAAAGATCGGTTCTTTTTCTTGATGAACTCGACCAGATCGGAAAAGCGAGAGGGAGCGACGACAAGGATGTGGGAGAAATGAGAAGACTGGTGAATACTTTGATCCAGCTGATTGATTATTATCCCGAAAATGCCCTTCTACTGTGCGCTACGAATCATCCTGAAATCATTGACACTGCTATTTTAAGACGTTTTCAGTTAAAAATTAATTATGAAATGCCTTCTAAAGAATTTCTGGATCGTTTTTATGATAATTTGTTGTCTAAATTTCCTGAGGATTTGAGGAATATTGAAAGGAAATATGAGATTTCTTTTGCAGAGGCGAAGGATTATGCTTTTACAGTGGTGAAGGGGAAGTTGATTGAGAAGTTGGAAAATAAAGGACAAACTATAAAAAACTAA
- a CDS encoding ankyrin repeat domain-containing protein, which produces MKTKSFFTALSLFTFSSVYSQKIFNAIKDQDVEKINKVLDKGEDINQKSKEGITPLYSAVGTGNVKIVELLINKGADVNLSLESTATPLNFAAQEGYTKIVELLLKNNANPNFQDVNGWSALRFATRNNKMEVVKLLAENKAIIDTRANDLATPFASAIGKGYLNIAEYLIQKGANINNIDKDNETPIIYCAQGGNLETVKFLLKFKPDLTVKNKDGKTALDMAKEKNHMEIVKLLQ; this is translated from the coding sequence ATGAAAACCAAAAGCTTTTTCACTGCTTTATCATTATTTACATTTAGTTCAGTCTATTCACAGAAAATTTTCAATGCTATTAAAGATCAAGATGTTGAAAAAATCAATAAAGTATTAGATAAAGGAGAAGATATTAACCAGAAATCAAAAGAAGGTATTACACCTTTATATTCTGCAGTTGGTACAGGCAACGTAAAAATAGTCGAACTGCTTATTAATAAAGGTGCTGATGTGAATTTATCTTTGGAATCAACAGCAACACCGCTGAATTTTGCAGCTCAGGAAGGATATACAAAAATTGTTGAACTACTTTTAAAAAATAATGCAAATCCAAATTTTCAGGACGTAAACGGATGGTCGGCTCTACGATTTGCTACAAGAAATAATAAAATGGAAGTCGTAAAACTTTTGGCGGAAAATAAAGCGATAATCGATACAAGAGCAAACGATCTTGCAACACCTTTTGCAAGTGCTATTGGAAAAGGTTATTTAAATATTGCTGAATATCTTATCCAAAAAGGTGCAAATATTAACAATATTGATAAAGATAATGAAACTCCAATAATTTATTGTGCCCAAGGAGGAAATTTGGAAACCGTGAAATTCTTGCTCAAATTTAAGCCTGATTTAACCGTTAAAAATAAAGATGGCAAGACCGCTTTGGATATGGCTAAGGAGAAAAATCATATGGAAATAGTTAAACTTTTACAATAA